The Vescimonas coprocola genome includes a window with the following:
- a CDS encoding DUF6809 family protein, whose product MKTLLKDLYDCFYTPPELPAQKKEIEECHQALIEVLEKPERRLVLQIIDAKDRIVEDTSIDSFISGFELAWRLSMELNQHEKERSVSRCTAKRLGALSMSRKEEAK is encoded by the coding sequence ATGAAAACATTACTCAAGGACCTGTACGATTGCTTCTATACTCCGCCAGAGCTCCCAGCACAGAAGAAGGAAATCGAGGAATGCCATCAGGCACTCATTGAAGTGTTGGAAAAGCCGGAACGGCGGCTGGTGCTGCAGATCATCGACGCCAAAGACCGCATTGTGGAGGACACATCCATCGACAGCTTTATCTCTGGATTTGAGCTGGCGTGGCGGCTCTCTATGGAACTGAATCAACATGAAAAAGAGCGCTCAGTCTCTCGCTGTACGGCGAAAAGATTGGGCGCTCTTTCCATGTCCAGAAAGGAAGAAGCAAAATGA
- a CDS encoding DUF6550 family protein, whose translation MKKLITTVAASAACLALCAAVWLQNEPAVETSASPTSPAVIAAQPEVPELPEIGEIIMPEEEKSDVTQPEPVKEAATALGSSPIQATPSGEVQASPEQNATPPQEPGSASASSDSSPYNMVYVPGFGWIESQGPNHVEYAEDMYENSNKIGIMG comes from the coding sequence ATGAAGAAGCTAATCACTACTGTAGCCGCATCCGCCGCCTGTCTGGCCCTGTGTGCCGCCGTGTGGCTGCAGAACGAGCCAGCCGTGGAAACATCTGCGTCGCCTACTTCGCCCGCCGTAATCGCCGCACAGCCCGAAGTTCCGGAGTTGCCAGAAATTGGAGAAATCATAATGCCAGAGGAAGAAAAGTCGGATGTAACGCAACCGGAGCCAGTCAAAGAAGCTGCCACTGCACTGGGGTCATCGCCTATTCAAGCGACTCCGTCGGGTGAAGTACAGGCTTCCCCTGAACAGAATGCCACACCACCGCAAGAACCGGGGTCTGCCTCGGCATCATCTGACAGCTCTCCGTACAACATGGTCTATGTGCCGGGCTTCGGCTGGATAGAAAGTCAAGGCCCCAACCATGTTGAATACGCCGAGGACATGTACGAGAACAGCAATAAAATCGGCATCATGGGATAA